A genomic segment from Peribacillus sp. ACCC06369 encodes:
- the anmK gene encoding anhydro-N-acetylmuramic acid kinase AnmK, which translates to MYIVGLMSGTSLDGIDAALVRVDYSGLETEMEMIEFITYPFPKDVEKEIMQSLSVDTSNVQLICSLNFKLGKLFANAVKEVCLKAGFPINKLDLIGSHGQTIYHQPIQEQNWIPSTLQIGEAAVIAHDTNTPVISNFRTMDMAAGGQGAPLVPFTEYILYRSETKGRLLQNIGGIGNVTVLPKQASLDDMYAFDTGPGNMIIDEVCRQLFHVKYDEGGKIAKQGQINDELLSYCISHPYIMSPPPKSTGRELFGKQYVVKLLKMFESLPSQDILATVTMFTAKSIVENYRNFIFPKTNIEEVIIGGGGSYNKTLLNMIQSLLGNSIQVLTQEELGYSSEAKEAVAFALLANETFHGHASNVPKATGANIDVILGNMTFPPSTHRIKK; encoded by the coding sequence CATAACATACCCTTTTCCAAAAGATGTTGAAAAAGAAATTATGCAGTCTTTATCGGTAGACACGTCCAATGTGCAGTTAATTTGCAGTTTGAATTTTAAATTAGGAAAATTATTTGCCAATGCAGTAAAGGAAGTTTGTCTTAAAGCTGGATTTCCCATTAATAAACTGGATCTTATTGGATCCCATGGACAAACCATATACCACCAGCCTATACAAGAACAAAATTGGATTCCCTCCACGTTGCAAATTGGGGAAGCTGCAGTGATAGCTCATGATACAAACACTCCTGTTATATCTAACTTCCGTACGATGGACATGGCTGCAGGAGGACAAGGAGCTCCGCTTGTTCCTTTTACCGAATATATTCTTTATAGAAGCGAAACGAAGGGAAGATTACTTCAAAACATAGGGGGCATTGGAAATGTAACCGTCTTACCCAAGCAAGCATCTCTGGATGACATGTATGCTTTTGATACAGGGCCAGGGAATATGATCATTGATGAAGTATGCCGACAATTGTTCCATGTAAAATATGATGAAGGTGGTAAAATAGCTAAACAAGGACAAATTAATGACGAACTTTTATCTTATTGCATCAGTCATCCTTATATTATGAGCCCTCCACCAAAATCAACCGGCAGAGAATTGTTTGGCAAGCAATATGTTGTAAAACTATTAAAGATGTTTGAATCACTTCCAAGCCAAGATATTTTAGCAACCGTAACGATGTTCACAGCAAAGTCTATTGTGGAAAATTATCGAAATTTCATCTTTCCTAAAACCAATATAGAAGAAGTGATTATTGGCGGCGGTGGCAGCTACAATAAAACGTTATTAAATATGATCCAATCATTACTTGGAAATTCCATTCAAGTCTTGACTCAAGAAGAGTTGGGATACTCTTCTGAAGCAAAAGAAGCGGTGGCCTTTGCGCTACTTGCAAATGAGACTTTTCATGGTCATGCAAGTAACGTTCCCAAGGCTACCGGCGCTAACATCGATGTCATCCTTGGAAACATGACCTTCCCTCCTTCAACACATCGAATTAAGAAGTAA
- a CDS encoding NAD-dependent succinate-semialdehyde dehydrogenase: MKKVVEKWPIYINGERIHTEHHFVVENPATLEPVGYVPDANEKEAKAAVDAAQAAFLTWSKTSAYHRAELLEKWYTIIENRLDEIATIMTLEQGKPLAEAKGEMKYASSFVKWFAEEAKRNYGEIIPASVASKRILVQKQAVGVVAAITPWNFPAAMITRKVAPALAAGCTVVIKPAEQTPLTALLLVESAHEAGIPDGVINIVTTQKPGDVSDVWMNDSRVKKITFTGSTPVGKHLMKKAAETVKKVSLELGGLAPFIIAEDANIEEAVKGLIQSKFRNAGQTCICANRIFVHETIEQPFLQAFEEAVLTLKVGNGMDGTDLGPLIDGAAVKKVQLQLEDAKSKGAFIHKTSKFEEKQGYFIAPVILSKVTDDMLCMQEETFGPIAPVSTFKTDQEAIDRANNTNFGLAAYVYTESLNKAVTYSDGLEYGIVGINDSAPSTAQAPFGGMKESGLGREGGHFGMDEYLEVKYVSLMLGN, encoded by the coding sequence ATGAAAAAAGTAGTGGAAAAATGGCCAATTTATATTAACGGCGAACGCATTCATACAGAACACCATTTTGTAGTAGAAAATCCAGCAACACTGGAGCCTGTTGGCTATGTTCCGGACGCTAATGAAAAAGAGGCAAAGGCAGCTGTGGATGCAGCTCAGGCTGCCTTTCTGACTTGGTCGAAAACAAGTGCTTATCATAGGGCGGAATTACTTGAGAAGTGGTACACAATCATTGAGAACAGGCTGGATGAAATCGCGACAATCATGACACTGGAACAAGGAAAGCCATTGGCCGAGGCAAAAGGTGAAATGAAATATGCTTCAAGTTTCGTGAAATGGTTTGCTGAAGAAGCAAAGCGTAACTACGGGGAAATCATACCAGCCTCCGTTGCTTCAAAGCGTATTTTAGTGCAAAAGCAGGCGGTGGGTGTCGTTGCTGCCATTACCCCATGGAATTTTCCGGCTGCAATGATCACGAGGAAAGTTGCGCCAGCCCTTGCTGCGGGATGTACCGTCGTCATCAAACCCGCAGAACAAACGCCTTTGACCGCTTTGCTGTTAGTTGAAAGTGCCCATGAAGCAGGCATTCCAGACGGCGTAATAAATATTGTAACAACCCAAAAACCGGGAGATGTGTCTGACGTGTGGATGAATGATTCACGTGTAAAAAAGATTACATTCACTGGCTCCACTCCTGTAGGGAAACATCTAATGAAAAAGGCGGCGGAAACTGTTAAAAAAGTCTCGCTTGAACTCGGTGGATTGGCTCCGTTCATCATTGCTGAAGATGCGAATATCGAAGAAGCCGTAAAAGGTTTGATTCAATCGAAATTCAGGAATGCCGGACAAACATGTATTTGTGCGAACCGAATTTTCGTCCATGAGACGATCGAGCAGCCATTTTTACAAGCTTTTGAAGAAGCTGTTTTAACCTTGAAGGTTGGAAATGGAATGGATGGAACCGATCTTGGTCCCCTGATAGATGGAGCCGCAGTAAAAAAAGTCCAGCTTCAATTGGAGGATGCTAAAAGTAAAGGAGCTTTCATCCATAAAACCTCCAAATTCGAAGAAAAACAAGGTTATTTTATCGCACCAGTAATTCTTTCCAAAGTAACGGATGATATGCTGTGCATGCAGGAAGAAACGTTTGGGCCAATTGCCCCTGTCAGTACATTTAAAACCGATCAAGAAGCGATAGATCGAGCCAATAACACAAACTTTGGCTTGGCAGCTTATGTGTATACGGAGTCATTAAATAAAGCAGTTACTTATTCGGATGGTCTTGAATATGGAATTGTCGGTATTAATGACAGTGCCCCATCCACTGCCCAAGCACCATTTGGCGGGATGAAGGAAAGTGGCTTAGGTAGAGAAGGGGGACACTTCGGCATGGATGAATATTTAGAAGTGAAGTATGTATCTCTTATGCTTGGCAATTAA